The following proteins come from a genomic window of Salvia hispanica cultivar TCC Black 2014 chromosome 4, UniMelb_Shisp_WGS_1.0, whole genome shotgun sequence:
- the LOC125223288 gene encoding auxin-responsive protein IAA13-like isoform X1: MENAAVEKEYIGDEELELGLGLSLGNASGEKGGAYGGSGRILTAKDFPNGFACGTKRERAQKSAASSDSAAVSRQVVGWPPIRSYRMNSLLNQAKASNVAGEDDESSKKKMNHGGHLGFVKVNMDGLPIGRKLDLNAHKTYQTLAKTLEEMFFSPSPHSRGGKEHTVKLLDGSSEFVLTYEDKEGDWMLVGDVPWGMFLNTVKRLRIMRTSEANGLAPKSQERNEKQKSKLI; the protein is encoded by the exons ATGGAGAATGCAGCAGTGGAGAAAGAGTACATAGGTGATGAAGAACTTGAGCTGGGGTTAGGCCTCAGTCTTGGAAATGCTAGTGGTGAGAAAGGTGGTGCATATGGTGGAAGTGGAAGGATATTAACTGCTAAGGATTTTCCAAATGGATTTGCATGTGGCACTAAAAGGGAAAGAGCTCAAAAATCTGCTGCTTCTTCTGATTCTGCTGCTGTCAG CAGGCAGGTAGTAGGATGGCCTCCCATAAGGTCTTACAGGATGAACAGCTTGTTGAATCAAGCCAAGGCTTCAAATGTTGCGGGCGAAGACGACGAGAGctcgaagaagaagatgaaccaCGGAGGCCATCTTGGATTTGTGAAGGTGAACATGGATGGCTTGCCAATTGGGAGGAAGCTTGATTTGAATGCTCACAAGACCTACCAAACCTTGGCCAAGACCTTGGAGGAGATGTTCTTCAGTCCGAGCCCCCATAGCC GTGGAGGAAAAGAACACACAGTGAAGCTCTTGGATGGATCATCCGAGTTTGTGCTAACGTACGAGGACAAAGAAGGCGATTGGATGCTAGTGGGCGACGTTCCATGGGG GATGTTTCTCAACACTGTTAAACGACTCAGAATCATGCGAACGTCCGAAGCCAATGGACTCG CTCCAAAGTCCCAAGAAAGGAATGAGAAGCAAAAGAGCAAACTAATATAG
- the LOC125223288 gene encoding auxin-responsive protein IAA13-like isoform X2, with protein sequence MENAAVEKEYIGDEELELGLGLSLGNASGEKGGAYGGSGRILTAKDFPNGFACGTKRERAQKSAASSDSAAVRQVVGWPPIRSYRMNSLLNQAKASNVAGEDDESSKKKMNHGGHLGFVKVNMDGLPIGRKLDLNAHKTYQTLAKTLEEMFFSPSPHSRGGKEHTVKLLDGSSEFVLTYEDKEGDWMLVGDVPWGMFLNTVKRLRIMRTSEANGLAPKSQERNEKQKSKLI encoded by the exons ATGGAGAATGCAGCAGTGGAGAAAGAGTACATAGGTGATGAAGAACTTGAGCTGGGGTTAGGCCTCAGTCTTGGAAATGCTAGTGGTGAGAAAGGTGGTGCATATGGTGGAAGTGGAAGGATATTAACTGCTAAGGATTTTCCAAATGGATTTGCATGTGGCACTAAAAGGGAAAGAGCTCAAAAATCTGCTGCTTCTTCTGATTCTGCTGCTGTCAG GCAGGTAGTAGGATGGCCTCCCATAAGGTCTTACAGGATGAACAGCTTGTTGAATCAAGCCAAGGCTTCAAATGTTGCGGGCGAAGACGACGAGAGctcgaagaagaagatgaaccaCGGAGGCCATCTTGGATTTGTGAAGGTGAACATGGATGGCTTGCCAATTGGGAGGAAGCTTGATTTGAATGCTCACAAGACCTACCAAACCTTGGCCAAGACCTTGGAGGAGATGTTCTTCAGTCCGAGCCCCCATAGCC GTGGAGGAAAAGAACACACAGTGAAGCTCTTGGATGGATCATCCGAGTTTGTGCTAACGTACGAGGACAAAGAAGGCGATTGGATGCTAGTGGGCGACGTTCCATGGGG GATGTTTCTCAACACTGTTAAACGACTCAGAATCATGCGAACGTCCGAAGCCAATGGACTCG CTCCAAAGTCCCAAGAAAGGAATGAGAAGCAAAAGAGCAAACTAATATAG
- the LOC125185390 gene encoding uncharacterized protein LOC125185390, whose amino-acid sequence MAPPSKTHQLLEINIISAQDLELVSKSMKTYAMAWMNPKRKLTSRVDELGKNNPTWNEKFVFRVEEEFLKQDNSAIMIEIYSNNWFRDVLVGTVRCLVGNLIPQTGRSHNGQPYIGMRFVALQIRRPSGRPQGILNIGVALLDSSMRSMPLYTQPAMSAVGYQDLMEDPELLEDYSDDGVTLRRTRSERSEMTGFGNFSPGSSIIIVKPKIETKEASILSITECMVPVESVRKVGKASSVICGAELRDDRRRPVSTKTKASSVVSYSVKSLKKAESISTKYNSTKHVDVKQLAKMYDANDAIAHLPANEKPKDDIGKAVEDPIEPQEQQMFVSINKGNGEWSDSEVGPSPSEVAAVMAERRYPLQDDKESSVLDGWSMDESVEGLRSKLERWRMELPPLYDNAGADYSSSSYKSSATRSKGDKDKDGMFTCFGNVFGYECQCVCGKPPGENNRGLTSPESSPDKSSIY is encoded by the exons ATGGCGCCGCCATCGAAAACGCATCAGCTCCTGGAGATCAACATCATCTCGGCCCAGGATCTCGAGCTGGTGTCGAAATCCATGAAGACGTACGCCATGGCGTGGATGAACCCGAAGCGAAAGCTCACGTCGCGCGTGGACGAACTTGGCAAGAATAATCCTACGTGGAATGAGAAGTTTGTGTTTAGGGTGGAGGAGGAGTTTCTCAAGCAGGACAACTCTGCAATCATGATCGAAATCTATTCCAACAATTGGTTCCGTGACGTCCTCGTTGGCACTGTCCGCTGCCTCGTCGGAAATCTCATCCCTCAGACCGGCCGCTCTCACAATGGCCAGCCTTACATTGGCATGCGCTTTGTTGCTCTTCAG ATACGTCGCCCATCAGGGCGGCCACAGGGTATCCTGAACATTGGAGTGGCGTTACTGGATAGCTCAATGAGAAGCATGCCGTTATACACGCAACCTGCCATGTCGGCCGTGGGCTACCAAGACCTGATGGAGGATCCGGAGTTGCTTGAAGATTATTCCGATGATGGGGTTACACTGCGCAGGACAAGAAGCGAACGCAGCGAGATGACAGGGTTCGGCAATTTCTCTCCCGGTAGCTCCATCATCATAGTGAAGCCCAAAATCGAAACTAAAGAGGCCTCGATTTTGAGCATCACAGAGTGCATGGTTCCCGTTGAGAGCGTACGCAAGGTCGGCAAGGCCAGCTCCGTCATCTGTGGCGCAGAGCTCAGAGACGACAGGCGAAGACCCGTCTCCACCAAAACCAAGGCCAGCTCAGTCGTCAGCTATTCCGTCAAGAGCTTAAAAAAAGCCGAATCTATTTCAACGAAATATAATTCAACGAAACACGTCGACGTCAAACAGCTAGCGAAAATGTACGACGCCAACGACGCGATCGCGCACCTTCCCGCCAACGAAAAACCTAAAGACGACATTGGTAAAGCAGTTGAGGATCCCATCGAGCCACAAGAGCAACAGATGTTCGTCAGTATCAACAAGGGCAACGGGGAGTGGTCGGACTCGGAGGTGGGGCCGTCGCCGTCGGAGGTGGCGGCGGTGATGGCGGAGAGGCGGTATCCGCTGCAGGACGACAAGGAGAGCTCGGTTTTGGACGGGTGGAGCATGGACGAGAGCGTGGAAGGGCTCCGGTCGAAGCTCGAGAGGTGGCGGATGGAGCTGCCGCCGTTGTACGACAACGCCGGCGCGGATTACTCGTCAAGTAGCTACAAGTCGTCGGCGACGCGGTCTAAGGGGGATAAAGATAAAGACGGGATGTTTACGTGCTTTGGGAATGTTTTTGGATATGAGTGCCAATGCGTGTGCGGCAAGCCTCCGGGAGAGAATAACCGGGGCCTGACGTCGCCGGAATCGTCGCCGGATAAATCATCCATCTATTGA
- the LOC125223352 gene encoding major allergen Pru ar 1-like, with protein sequence MVAITYDMEVTSSVPAAKMFKAMVLDADTLIPKIMPQAIKNVEIVEGDGGVGTVKIIHFGEGSQYKSAKHRVEAIDKENLTHTYSIIDGDALVGVLESITYHIKIVPTEDGGCICKNRSIYNTKDEVEIDEEKIKEGKEKAMAMFKAIEAYVQANPDA encoded by the coding sequence atGGTTGCCATCACTTATGATATGGAGGTCACTTCCTCAGTCCCAGCTGCAAAGATGTTCAAAGCCATGGTGCTCGACGCTGACACTCTCATTCCCAAGATCATGCCTCAGGCCATCAAGAACGTGGAGATCGTGGAAGGAGATGGTGGCGTTGGCACCGTGAAGATCATTCATTTCGGTGAAGGGAGCCAGTATAAGAGCGCTAAGCACCGTGTGGAGGCTATTGACAAGGAGAACTTGACACACACCTACAGCATCATCGATGGCGATGCTCTTGTAGGTGTCCTCGAATCCATCACTTATCATATCAAGATCGTCCCAACGGAGGACGGAGGATGCATCTGCAAGAACAGAAGCATTTACAACACCAAAGACGAGGTCGAGATTGATGAGGAGAAGATAAAGGAAGGGAAAGAGAAGGCCATGGCTATGTTCAAGGCCATTGAGGCATATGTTCAAGCCAATCCTGATGCCTAA